One window of the Candidatus Kryptoniota bacterium genome contains the following:
- a CDS encoding MFS transporter: MAESGRKRISPAFWVPTLYTAEGLPFVIVNVVSVLMYKSFSLNLKSKGLPDIPDSQIALFTTLAAWPWMLKPLWGPFLEMFKTKKYFAVATQFFGGICFGLLAFSLQLPDFFKWSIVLFAVIAFNFATHDIAADGVYINSLSVKEQSAFIGWQGAFYNVGKILSQGVFVILAGYLEVSIGVVKAWMVVMILFGVLLLLISFYHMKMLPTGGAAGSVKNFRETVDTFWDVVKTFFEKKYIWWGVMFLVLYRFAEGQAIKIFPLFMRATRDQGGLGLPTEQIGLLYGIFPPLAFILGSVLSGYFTAKRGLKRSLFTLCCFFNIPFVAYAFLAIVQPTNMFVIGAAVVLEYFGYGFGFVGLTLYMMQQIAPGKYRMAHYAFATALMALGYNIPSMLSGYLSDFLGYKNFFIWVLVATIPSFLASRFVPFRVTEDASNNAIQFAEKSE, encoded by the coding sequence ATGGCTGAAAGCGGCAGAAAAAGGATCAGCCCGGCCTTTTGGGTCCCCACACTGTACACAGCTGAAGGACTGCCGTTCGTTATCGTCAATGTAGTTTCGGTCCTGATGTACAAGAGCTTCAGCCTCAATTTGAAAAGCAAAGGGCTTCCCGATATTCCTGACAGCCAGATCGCGCTGTTTACCACTCTCGCCGCGTGGCCATGGATGCTCAAGCCGCTGTGGGGTCCTTTCCTCGAGATGTTCAAGACGAAGAAATACTTTGCCGTCGCCACACAGTTTTTCGGCGGGATCTGTTTCGGCCTTCTCGCTTTCAGCCTTCAGCTGCCGGATTTCTTCAAATGGTCGATCGTGCTGTTTGCCGTGATCGCTTTCAATTTCGCGACACACGATATCGCGGCCGACGGAGTCTACATCAATTCACTTTCAGTAAAAGAGCAGTCCGCCTTCATCGGTTGGCAGGGCGCATTCTACAACGTGGGGAAGATCCTTTCGCAGGGAGTCTTTGTCATACTTGCAGGCTATCTCGAAGTAAGCATCGGGGTTGTGAAAGCGTGGATGGTCGTCATGATTTTGTTCGGCGTCCTTCTTCTCCTCATAAGTTTTTATCATATGAAGATGCTTCCGACCGGCGGAGCTGCCGGAAGCGTGAAAAACTTCAGAGAGACCGTTGACACATTCTGGGACGTTGTCAAAACCTTCTTCGAGAAGAAATACATCTGGTGGGGAGTTATGTTCCTGGTCCTTTATCGCTTTGCCGAGGGACAGGCGATCAAGATTTTTCCACTCTTCATGCGTGCCACCAGAGATCAAGGCGGCCTCGGACTTCCAACCGAACAAATCGGGCTTCTCTACGGGATATTCCCGCCGCTCGCGTTCATTCTCGGCTCCGTCCTCTCCGGATATTTCACTGCAAAACGTGGACTGAAACGATCTCTCTTCACTCTTTGTTGCTTTTTCAATATTCCTTTCGTTGCTTATGCGTTTCTCGCAATTGTTCAGCCGACAAATATGTTTGTGATCGGCGCGGCTGTCGTTTTGGAATATTTTGGATACGGATTTGGGTTTGTCGGATTGACATTATATATGATGCAGCAGATCGCACCAGGAAAGTACAGGATGGCGCATTACGCGTTCGCAACGGCTCTCATGGCGCTTGGGTATAACATCCCGTCCATGCTCAGTGGATACCTGAGCGATTTCCTGGGTTATAAGAACTTCTTCATCTGGGTACTCGTTGCGACTATCCCTTCGTTCCTTGCGTCGCGGTTTGTGCCGTTCAGGGTGACGGAGGATGCTTCGAACAACGCAATTCAATTTGCGGAAAAATCGGAATAA